In a single window of the Thermostichus vulcanus str. 'Rupite' genome:
- the menB gene encoding 1,4-dihydroxy-2-naphthoyl-CoA synthase, with translation MWHTAKTYEDILYEKSEDGIAKITINRPHKRNAFRPKTIQELIDAFSNVREDPRIGVVLFTGAGPHTDGQYAFCSGGDQSVRGEAGYLDEAGIPRLNVLDLQRLIRSLPKVVIALVAGYAIGGGHVLHLICDLTIAADNAIFGQTGPKVGSFDGGFGASYLARVVGQKKAREIWFLCRQYTAAQALEMGLVNAVVPVEELEAEGIRWAQEILQKSPLAIRCLKAAFNADCDGQAGLQELAGDATLLFYMTEEAAEGKRAFLEKRPPNFRQFPWLP, from the coding sequence ATGTGGCACACTGCCAAAACCTACGAAGATATCCTTTACGAAAAAAGCGAAGATGGCATCGCCAAAATCACCATTAACCGTCCCCACAAGCGCAATGCGTTTCGCCCCAAAACCATTCAGGAATTGATCGATGCCTTTTCCAATGTGCGGGAGGATCCCCGCATTGGGGTGGTGCTCTTCACTGGCGCCGGGCCCCATACCGATGGTCAATATGCCTTTTGCTCGGGTGGGGATCAAAGTGTGCGGGGTGAGGCCGGTTATTTGGATGAGGCAGGGATCCCCCGCTTAAACGTGTTGGACTTGCAGCGGCTGATCCGTTCCTTGCCGAAAGTGGTCATTGCCTTGGTGGCAGGCTACGCCATTGGGGGTGGCCATGTCTTGCACCTGATTTGTGATCTCACCATCGCCGCCGACAATGCCATTTTTGGTCAGACCGGCCCCAAGGTGGGCAGCTTTGATGGAGGGTTTGGAGCTAGCTACCTGGCACGGGTGGTGGGGCAGAAAAAAGCGCGAGAAATTTGGTTTCTCTGCCGACAATATACCGCAGCGCAAGCCCTGGAGATGGGTTTGGTGAATGCAGTGGTGCCGGTGGAGGAGCTGGAGGCGGAAGGGATCCGCTGGGCCCAGGAAATCTTACAGAAAAGCCCGCTAGCCATACGCTGCCTCAAGGCCGCCTTTAATGCCGATTGTGATGGTCAGGCCGGTTTACAGGAGTTGGCCGGAGATGCAACGCTGCTGTTTTACATGACCGAAGAAGCCGCCGAGGGCAAACGGGCCTTTCTGGAAAAGCGCCCCCCCAATTTTCGCCAGTTTCCCTGGCTACCCTAG